The following proteins are encoded in a genomic region of Arachis stenosperma cultivar V10309 chromosome 4, arast.V10309.gnm1.PFL2, whole genome shotgun sequence:
- the LOC130973372 gene encoding vacuolar-sorting receptor 6-like, whose product MVLPHFLPFFFLLLVVDGRFVVEKSSITVLSPHTMKAKHDGAIGNFGVPNYGGFIVGSVHYPDKDSHGCKPFEGDKPFKIHSYRPTILLLDRGECYFALKVWHAQIAGAAAVLVTDSIDETLITMDSPEESNDADGYIEKIQIPSALIEKSFGDELKQALSKKDEVMLRIDWRESVPHPDNRVEYELWTNSNDECGARCEEQMNFVKNFKGHAQILERGGYTLFTPHYITWFCPKPFVESRQCKSQCINHGRYCAPDPEKDFGEGYEGKDVVYENLRQLCVHRVANESNRSWVWWDYVTDFHIRCSMKEKKYTKQCAEDVMKSLDLPIEKIKKCMGDPEADVENEVLKNEQLRQIGHGSRGDVTILPTLVINDVQYRGKLERSAVLKAVCAGFEETTEPPVCLSGDIETNECLERNGGCWKDERANISACRDTFRGRVCECPVVKGVQYKGDGYTSCEAFGPARCSINNGGCWSETKNKLTFSACSEFIVNGCRCPVGFHGDGYKCEDVDECKDRSACQCDGCTCKNTWGSYDCKCKGNLLYMREQDVCIERSGSRFGRFLAFLVIAVVAAAGLAGYVFYKYRLRAYMDSEIMAIMSQYMPLDQQNNVAHAETEPLRSQGTV is encoded by the exons ATGgtgcttcctcactttcttcccttcttcttcctACTTCTTGTTGTTGATGGCAGGTTCGTGGTGGAGAAGAGCAGCATCACGGTGCTGTCTCCGCACACCATGAAGGCCAAGCACGACGGCGCCATAGGAAACTTCGGTGTTCCTAACTACGGAGGATTCATAGTGGGATCCGTACACTACCCTGACAAAGACTCTCATGGTTGTAAGCCTTTTGAAGGTGATAAGCCTTTCAAGATTCACTCTTATCGCCCCACTATTCTTCTCCTTGATCGTGGAG AGTGTTACTTTGCGTTGAAGGTATGGCATGCTCAAATAGCTGGAGCAGCAGCAGTGTTAGTAACTGACAGCATTGATGAGACCCTAATAACCATGGATTCTCCAGAAGAGAGCAACGATGCAGATGGATACATAGAGAAGATTCAGATCCCCTCGGCGCTGATCGAAAAATCCTTTGGCGACGAGCTGAAGCAAGCACTGAGCAAGAAAGACGAAGTGATGCTTAGAATTGACTGGAGAGAATCAGTGCCTCACCCTGACAACAGAGTGGAGTATGAGCTATGGACTAACAGCAACGACGAGTGCGGCGCTCGCTGCGAAGAGCAGATGAATTTCGTCAAGAATTTCAAAGGACATGCTCAGATTCTTGAGAGGGGAGGCTACACATTGTTCACTCCTCACTACATAACCTGGTTTTGTCCCAAGCCGTTTGTAGAGAGCAGACAGTGCAAATCTCAGTGTATAAATCATGGAAGGTATTGTGCGCCGGATCCGGAGAAGGATTTTGGAGAAGGATATGAAGGGAAGGATGTGGTGTATGAAAACTTGAGGCAGTTGTGCGTTCATAGAGTTGCCAATGAGAGTAACCGTTCTTGGGTTTGGTGGGATTATGTAACAGATTTCCATATCAGGTGTTCTATGAAGGAGAAAAAATACACCAAACAATGTGCTGAAGATGTCATGAAATCATTAG ATTTGCCtatagagaaaattaaaaagtgcATGGGTGACCCCGAAGCTGATGTGGAGAATGAGGTGCTAAAGAATGAGCAACTACGCCAG ATAGGGCATGGATCTCGTGGCGATGTCACCATCTTGCCAACTTTGGTTATAAACGATGTCCAGTATCGAG GAAAATTGGAGAGATCTGCTGTTCTAAAAGCTGTATGTGCTGGATTCGAGGAGACTACTGAACCTCCAGTTTGTTTAAGTGGAG ATATTGAGACTAATGAGTGCCTTGAAAGAAATGGAGGATGTTGGAAGGATGAGAGGGCCAACATAAGTGCTTGCAGA GATACTTTTAGGGGAAGAGTTTGTGAGTGCCCTGTTGTGAAAGGTGTCCAGTATAAGGGTGATGGTTATACATCATGTGAAG CTTTTGGACCTGCAAGGTGTTCAATAAACAATGGAGGTTGTTGGTCAGAAACTAAAAACAAATTGACTTTCTCAGCTTGCTCA GAATTTATAGTAAATGGTTGTCGTTGCCCAGTTGGATTCCATGGGGATGGATACAAATGTGAAG ATGTTGATGAATGCAAGGACCGAAGCGCTTGTCAGTGTGATGGCTGCACCTGCAAGAATACATGGGGTAGCTATGATTGCAAATGCAAAGGAAATCTTCTTTACATGAGGGAACAAGATGTTTGTATTG AAAGAAGTGGATCAAGATTTGGGCGGTTCCTCGCATTTTTGGTGATAGCAGTTGTTGCAGCTGCCGGTTTAGCCGGTTATGTATTCTACAAATACAGACTCAGG GCTTACATGGACTCGGAAATCATGGCTATCATGTCCCAGTACATGCCACTAGACCAGCAAAATAATGTAGCTCATGCCGAAACTGAACCTTTACGGTCACAAGGCACTGTATAA
- the LOC130973374 gene encoding uncharacterized protein LOC130973374, with amino-acid sequence MSFLQRLLHSPSKSPFLTPPSSHYSTSYSYCSKQESSHPQTRPYPPLTQQQLSNLNHLLPRLLSQPDHLPTALRLTSAALHTTTPLHALPLSPLIHSLTSHPDTSPTFSLLTRLRHAPQIHHHISPIALMLLTSYFNNRMCKPALAVFRWLRRPDSPSPPTRQVYEVVIEGLCRNGFMIEGLSAAKDMVVAGELVAPSCGSLREWIYRGMLKEARLEDAVELNNAILGFEKCGGSDDEEESKERVLAVLERVIARWNE; translated from the coding sequence ATGAGTTTCCTCCAACGCCTTCTTCACAGTCCCTCCAAATCCCCATTTCTCACACCACCATCATCACACTATTCCACCTCTTATTCTTACTGTTCAAAGCAAGAAAGTTCGCATCCCCAAACACGTCCTTATCCTCCTCTAACACAACAACAACTCTCCAACCTCAACCACCTCCTCCCCCGCCTCCTCTCTCAACCGGACCACCTCCCCACCGCCCTCCGCCTCACCTCCGCCGCTCTCCACACCACCACTCCTCTCCAcgctctccctctctctccacTTATCCACTCCCTCACCTCCCACCCGGACACCTCCCCTACCTTCTCCCTCCTCACGCGCCTTCGCCACGCGCCTCAAATCCACCACCACATTTCCCCAATCGCCCTCATGCTCCTCACTTCCTACTTCAACAACCGCATGTGCAAGCCCGCCCTCGCCGTCTTCCGCTGGCTCCGCCGCCCTGACTCCCCCTCCCCCCCGACCAGGCAGGTCTACGAGGTCGTCATAGAAGGTCTTTGCAGGAACGGATTCATGATCGAGGGTTTATCGGCGGCGAAGGACATGGTGGTGGCTGGCGAGCTGGTGGCTCCTTCTTGTGGCAGCTTGAGGGAGTGGATTTATCGGGGGATGTTGAAGGAGGCGAGGCTGGAGGATGCGGTGGAGTTGAACAATGCAATTTTGGGATTCGAGAAATGCGGCGGCAGTGATGATGAGGAAGAATCTAAGGAGAGGGTTTTGGCGGTGCTGGAACGCGTCATTGCTCGGTGGAATGAGTAG